DNA sequence from the Malus sylvestris chromosome 10, drMalSylv7.2, whole genome shotgun sequence genome:
AAACGGGGTTCCTTCCAtaaatagttacaatcttaatTAGTCTGCAGAAAAAAATAATTGCAGGCGTATCAGTTCATATACCTAAGCTCCACTGAACACCGACGTTCATTCCATGGTGCAACGTCGGCGTTATAACAAATTCGATGTTACTTCCCAAGCTTCGGATTAGATATGAGAAAAAATCCATCACTTGCTGCAACGGAAGTCAAAGTAGCACTTGTCTATACGTTATATAGTTTTATGATACCATATGCAGGTCAtatataatacatatatatatatatatatatatatatatatatatatatatatgtaaaatgtataaAATGTATACCTTCTTTCCTCGGAGGGGTTGGATGGCTGAGAATAAATTGCATACACATTGGCATTCATCTCCTATAATCTCAGACAACTCGCGAATGTTTTTGTTCTTGATAGCGGTGTAGAGTTTGAGGACTGTTTCCAGAGCTCGTGGATCCTCGGCTCCCTGATGATCCCCTGGTAATCCTCCTGAGTTTCTAGCAGAACTGACTGGCACTAACAAGAAGTCTCTCTTCTTTGATTTTGGAAAGATGCTCTCATGAATACTAGGTTGTCGATGATCACAACTTGGTGGATAAAAATTGCCAAAAACATTACAAGAAGATGctgttttcttcaaatttttgtGAACAATGGCCCCGGTAGGGCAAATAACCAAAGTCATTTGAACATTGAATCAATATTGTAAGACATCGAAAGTTCTAAACCATATGAGATATGATATATACACAGACATAATGTAGCAGATGAATATGTTGTTTGACAAGATTCCTAACCTAAATGGCTAGGAAGTTAGGTATCTTGCCCACAACCACAAGCTAAGTTTGTTCCTTGGTTACTTGGTAATGGTATCGCCTAGATCTCTGCCAGCTTTATTTGCTTAAAACGTAAATTTGAGCGAAACCCCAATGAAACGATTCGAAAAACACCATTCAAATAGTTACGGATGAAGCTCAAAACCTGAAATTCCTGTTCTTCCGCATAAGCAAAACTAACCGTCCATTTCTGCATGTATGGAGAAAAGGTTTGGCAACTTTTTTCCTACATATTTTGATGAAGGGTTAAGGGCACAATTTCTTCGGAGAACTGGCCAGATTTTCACACCTTGCTCAGTTGCTCTACCGGCAGGCATGCCCAGCAGATGGGCAGCCAAGACTTTTGATTTTGTTCTCAAGATAACAGAAAAATGAAAGCCAGATATTGaaagttcataaaaaataactttCAGCatttagtttcaatttcatgtttttaaaaactgaaaacgaaaaaaagtaggtaaacaagtttttaattttcaaacccACTAGTACTAAAGCTGATGGCAATTTATCACAGTGgtggaaaaaaaatttctaaaaatcaAAACGTCGcacaaatcaaattaaaataagaTAGTGATATTTACACATTTCTTATCTCTCATACATCTTTAATAACTTTTATCTATTAATCTTCTTCGATTAAATCGTTTCtgcggtaaaaaaaaaaatgtgtttgcGGAAATAATGTTTGTGTGACCTTAAAATATGCGAAAACGTGGCACTCTCACAGACTATAATAATACAAGAAACGGATAAAATATCAGATCATTTGTGGCTGCAGTTGAATATGCTGGATCTGGATCTGGGAAAAGCGGAGGGGTTGTGATTTGGCAGAGGAAGTGGCGGCCAACGCGCTTACGAAGGCGCGAAGCTGGCGGAGTGATCAGAGGAAGGCGGGGCCGAttgaacaaagaagaagaaaatggttggTAGCACAGACTAAtacggccaataataaaatgaacAATAATAAAATGAACTGACCAACAAAAAAGACATGTATCTAACATTATCATTGTAAGATAATAAGAGAAACTCAAAGAAAACACATATAAGTCTCAACCGACAGTTTACCATAAGGGCCCATACATTGTACCGCTTAAGCGTGACGGCGGTGCCGGAGACGGCGTTTTGGTAGAATAGGCACCTCACACGAGGTACTTCTCCCCGGGTTCTTCTCTGATCACTTGGCCCAGCCTTCCTTTGATCACTTTGCTAGCTTCACGCCTACGTAAGCGCGTTGGCCGCCACTTCCTCTGCCGAATCGTAACCCCTACGATTTTCCCAGATCCAGATCCAGCATATTTAACTACAACCACAAATGATCTGATATTTTATCCGTTTCTTGTATTATTATAGCATGTGAGAGTGCCACTTTTCCGCATATTTTCAGGTCACACAAACATCATTTCCGCAAAcacactttttttatttttgaccaCAAAAACAATTTAATCGAAGAAgattaataaataaaagttaATAAAGATGTGTGAGAGATAAGAAATGTGTAAATATCACTATCTTATTTTAATCTGATTTGTGCGACGTTTtgttttttagaaattttttaatgtagTAATTTTTTAATGTAGCGAGAATAATACATTTGAAATGATTTAGGGTTTGAGTATGATTGGGCTGGGCCTTTTACTCTGTCTTCATTGGGTCGGTCAGTCCATGAAATCAAACCATTTAAATACTGAAATACCCTTGACCTTTTCAAGAAGGACACGGCTGTCCCTTTGGGTCAGTAACTTTCGCATTCCTGGACGGAGTGAAAGACAAACGCCGTGTAGTGAAAATCCAATCGATCCAGAGGCAGAGCAGAACAGAGAGAGATATAACCAAAACGCAACCAAAGACCGTCGTTTAGCTCTGATTCCTCTGACTGCCCGCGAAGCTCCAACAATGGCGGCAGATCTGGTGTTGACACAGCCATCAGAGACTGGGTTCTCATCCCTCTCTCGGTGGTCATGGTTCTCATCGGTGTCCTCCGATACTTCGTCTCCAAGCTCATGCTATCCAACCAAGTCCCTGATGCCAAAATCGTCAAAGAAGGGTCTCCCTCTTAACTCTAATTACGCATGCTTATTGTACTAAATGTCGAGAAGATTTGGAAGCAGAGCCTTCGACTTCGACGATGATCGACGCGTGGGTAGCTTACAAGGAAAATGGTGAGCAACACGTGTAAAGGAGGGGCAGATTAGTAAATCAGCTGTGCAAAATCCAAAAAATGTATAGAACGTTTAGCAAATAAAGGGTAATTTCGTCAGATCACTGTTACTGAACACTGATTTTCGGTTtgggagaaaattttcattgtgattGGAATACGGGAGGTACACCACTTGTTTTTATAtgagtggtgagaaattttattttttaagttttaactttttaatacacatatcacatcatttgtatagtaacacgtgatgtaccatttcATATACCAGTCATATCGAAAAATCTCTCTCTTCGGTTTGggttttaatatatataaatataatttcatgtttttaaaaactgaaaaggaaaaaagttagtaaacaagtttttaattttcaaatccaCTAGTACTAATGCTGATGGCAATTTATCAAAACGATTATATCTTTGAATTCTGGTGTTAAATTAATACCGAATCAATGTGATTTTTCTGTAGCAGTGTAACTTTACGATTCCAGTTAAGAAAACATGCCTAGTAAGTGTAAGTTTCCTAACTGGCCTTGGTTTCCCGTTTTGCAATAGGAATATGACTTCGTTTTGTAGTGGAAAACTTGGAAATTGAGAGAGAGAATCCTTCCGGCACATGGAGAAGTTCAAAGCCTTATAAGTATACAAGACCTAGCCTCAGGAACCTCAACTGCTGAAGTCACGAAAACAATTGATAGAGAGAAATAACTACTGCTTTTTTGATATCGAGAAAATACATGGAGATGTTGGCTGGGATCGAGCAGCAGAGAAAGCAGcagagaaagaagaggaagatgcgGGACTGTTCCATCAACAACAACACTAGTTGTTCTTCGTTAACGAGCCTACCCACCGAAATTCTTATCGACATCCTCTTTAGGCTACCCGTAAGTTCACTGTTTTGCATCCGATGCGTCTCAAAAACCGTGTTAAACATAGTCGACTGTCCATCTTTTGTTACCCTTCACACGCAACGTTTACTTACTGTACAAGCTACCCAGAATAATTTTGATGATGTTAATCATGATCAAGTACCTAAACTTATGCATATGGATCATAGTACCACCACAGCTGAATATTGTGCCTTCCAATCAGTGGAATACGACGACAATAAGAATGCCTTCACACACAAGGAAGATGATGCAACCGCGCCGCCCGAGTTTGGTCCCCCACCTCCTCGGCCAGATGGTTGCTACGACAAATTTGAATTTGTATTCTGCAACTTGCTTTGTTATAGGTTTTTTGGGAATCCGGAATCTGATACCATAAGATTTGAAGAACCATGCATCTTAGTTAATCCTCTTACGAGAGAAGTCCTAGTGCTCCCAACAACAACCAACGCTCAACTTCCAGCGTCATGTCCAAAAGATAGCGTCTTCGATTGGTTAGCTATGGGATTGGATAATGTTACCAATCGTCTCAAGATCGTCCGTGTCTCTGGAAATAAAGACTACAGCAGCCAGCTGGTGGCCCAAGTTCATGTATTGGGAACAAACTCGTGGCGGGAGGTAGACTCAGTTCCTCCTTGTAATTTAAGCGTGAAGAAGTTATATGCATACGGGGACATGCATTGGCTGGTATGGTCAGAGTATGAGTATCCCATTAATGATGATAATGGTGAAGATGATGACAAGTATTATGAtgatgataataataataattacgaTGATGCCGATGATTATTAtgattatgatgatgatgatccaATAAAAAGGGCTTTAAGCATAGTTTCCTTC
Encoded proteins:
- the LOC126587465 gene encoding uncharacterized protein LOC126587465, coding for MTLVICPTGAIVHKNLKKTASSCNVFGNFYPPSCDHRQPSIHESIFPKSKKRDFLLVPVSSARNSGGLPGDHQGAEDPRALETVLKLYTAIKNKNIRELSEIIGDECQCVCNLFSAIQPLRGKKQVMDFFSYLIRSLGSNIEFVITPTLHHGMNVGVQWSLEWNKTHVPLGKGFSFHICQIYKGKVIIRNVEMFMEPLLHIEPLRLKIMGIMAGLMEKMGSNSMFKGKANGILWVLLFLFIKAAFLIFFKLILD